TGAGGAGCAGGCGCGGAGTGAGGGTTTTCATTTGATAGCAGGTGTTGACGAGGTCGGCCGCGGATGTTTGGCCGGGCCCGTCGTAGCTGCCGCATGTATTTTGGACCCCAAATTGCCGGTGCCGGCCGGCCTTAATGATTCCAAGAAACTCTCCGAGAAACGCCGAGAGGAGATCGCATCCGCTCTTCGTGAGACCGCGATCGCTTATTCAGTTGCCGAGATTTCTGCCGATGAGATCGACAGGATCAACATTCTCGAAGCCACTAAGAGAGCGATGCTTCTTGCGGTCAATTCGCTTCAGCCGAATGCTGATTACGTGCTGATCGACGCGATCAAGCTTCAAGCATTAACGATACCTCAAAAGTCGATCATAAAAGGTGATTCGATCTCGTACTCCATAGCTGCCGCTTCAGTCATTGCAAAAACCTACCGAGATGAATTGATGACGCAATATGACGCGGAATTTCCGAAGTACGGCTTTGCGGGACACAAAGGCTACGGATCTGAGAAACACTTTGCGGCAATTCGGGAACACGGCCCTTGCCCCCTCCACAGGCTCTCATTCAGAGGGGTTTTGCCGCCGGTAACGCCGTCAGAAGGTGATCCATTCTGATGGTTCCTTGGGATGCGAGATCGAAATCCTTGTTTCCGCACGATATAGAGGGGAACGCTCTCTCAGTGCGGATTCGGCGGTTAGGCGTGCCAAGTTCGGCTCATTTGCACGCTGTGAAAGATGAGCTAGAACAATGTTGCGGGCAGAGCCGTCAAAATCAAATTGAAGCCATTCCGCAAGGTCCTCGTTTGATAAATGCCCCGTGTTAGAGCTTATGCGCTGTTTTAATTCCCAAGAATAAACCGGACACATTCTCAACATATCACGGCTGTGATTGGATTCAACGACGACAGCATCACTGCCGCGAAGTTTCTCGCGGATCAAATCTGTAAAGTGACCGAAATCCATCAAGGTCGCGATGCGGACGCCGCAGTTTATAGCGACAAACCCAAAATTATCCGCCGCGTCGTGCGGTACCGAGAATGGCTCAAAATCCATGTCGCCGATTCGAAAATCACGTCCTGTTTCGATCGCGACGGTCCGGCCATTAAGGATAGCACGTCGTTTTGCGGACTCACTGCCGTTCTCGCGGCCCGAACGCGTGTCGTAATAGGCATCCTCGGTCGCAGGCGAAATGAAAACCGGGCATTTCAGTGACGCCATCAGCACGCGTAGGCCGCCCGCATGGTCGCCGTGTTCGTGCGTGATCAGCACGGCGTCCAGGTCATCGGGCGAGACACCGACCAGCGCAAGGCGACGCAGGATCTCGCGGGCGCTCATACCGGCATCGACGAGGACGTTGGTCCGCTCGGTCGAAACCAGCACCGCGTTACCTGTCGAGCCGCTGCCTAGAACTGTAAATCGCATCAGCTTTTTCTATACCTCGGTGCCAGGATTTTCGCCATAGCTCGTCGCGAGATCGCGTTCGGCACGAATTTGCCCGCCATCGCGCCCATCTTATTTACTAGGCCTGAGACGACCTTTGTCCGGCCGCTCGCAATCGCACGCATTCCAGTTTCTACGACGTCCTCGATGGTCTGCTGACCTTTGAATTCGATTGGCCGCTCAATTCCCGAAGCGGCAAAAAAATTGGTGTCGGTAGAGCCGGGGCACAACGCCAAAACCTGTATACCGAATGGTCGGTTCTCCTCAGCGATCGCCTCTGAGAATGACGACACGAACGCCTTTGTCGCGGCGTAGGTCGCCATGAATGGGATCGGCTGAAATCCCGCTGCCGACGACACGTTTACGATCGTGCCGCCATTTCGTTCGCGCATCCCAACCAAATATCGATGCGTCAGATCGACGAGCGAACGGATGTTCAGATCGATCATCTGCAGTTCCAAATCACGGTCGAGCAAAGCGAAATCGCCTGACGAGCCGAAACCCGCATTGTTTATCAGCAGATCGACCGTCATTCCGTGGCGTGTCGTTTCGGCAAACAGCCGCTCGCCCGCGTCCGGCTCCGTCAGATCGAGCACGACGTAATGTGCTGTGATCTTGTGTTTGAGCATCAGTTCGTCACACAGCTCGTGCAGCTGTTTTTCGCGGCGTGCGACGAGCACGAGGTCTCGGCCGTCGGCCGCCAGCCGACGGGCAAACCCTTCGCCGATGCCGCTAGATGCCCCTGTTATGAGTGCGACGTTCATATCTCTTCGAATTCAGCCGTCGGCACAAACGACAAATAGACCGCCGCGACCGCCGCACCTATGATCGTCAGCGTGCCGATCAGGCGTATAACCGAAGCGACGCCCTTGGTCGAATCCAGCAGCCCGAGCTCTGTCAGCATGTAATTCCAGTCATGAAAACTGCCTTCGCTGCCCGTAAGTCCGCCGAGAAGTACAAGCTGCATCACGACCGCGTCAGAGGCGTAGACCCAAACATTGAGGATGCTCTGACCGACCCACAGCATCACGATCGCGGCGGAGTAAAAGCTGCGTTGCCAAATGAAATATCCGACGAAAACGAGCGGGAAAATTATCTGAAACAGCGAGCCGCCGGCGACCATCATGAATTGCCCGAACGGATTAAAAAGCAAATGCCCG
This sequence is a window from Acidobacteriota bacterium. Protein-coding genes within it:
- a CDS encoding SDR family oxidoreductase, which codes for MNVALITGASSGIGEGFARRLAADGRDLVLVARREKQLHELCDELMLKHKITAHYVVLDLTEPDAGERLFAETTRHGMTVDLLINNAGFGSSGDFALLDRDLELQMIDLNIRSLVDLTHRYLVGMRERNGGTIVNVSSAAGFQPIPFMATYAATKAFVSSFSEAIAEENRPFGIQVLALCPGSTDTNFFAASGIERPIEFKGQQTIEDVVETGMRAIASGRTKVVSGLVNKMGAMAGKFVPNAISRRAMAKILAPRYRKS
- a CDS encoding ribonuclease HII — protein: MGFDFEEQARSEGFHLIAGVDEVGRGCLAGPVVAAACILDPKLPVPAGLNDSKKLSEKRREEIASALRETAIAYSVAEISADEIDRINILEATKRAMLLAVNSLQPNADYVLIDAIKLQALTIPQKSIIKGDSISYSIAAASVIAKTYRDELMTQYDAEFPKYGFAGHKGYGSEKHFAAIREHGPCPLHRLSFRGVLPPVTPSEGDPF
- a CDS encoding MBL fold metallo-hydrolase, with translation MRFTVLGSGSTGNAVLVSTERTNVLVDAGMSAREILRRLALVGVSPDDLDAVLITHEHGDHAGGLRVLMASLKCPVFISPATEDAYYDTRSGRENGSESAKRRAILNGRTVAIETGRDFRIGDMDFEPFSVPHDAADNFGFVAINCGVRIATLMDFGHFTDLIREKLRGSDAVVVESNHSRDMLRMCPVYSWELKQRISSNTGHLSNEDLAEWLQFDFDGSARNIVLAHLSQRANEPNLARLTAESALRERSPLYRAETRISISHPKEPSEWITF